Proteins encoded in a region of the Acomys russatus chromosome 14, mAcoRus1.1, whole genome shotgun sequence genome:
- the LOC127197996 gene encoding LOW QUALITY PROTEIN: olfactory receptor 8B4 (The sequence of the model RefSeq protein was modified relative to this genomic sequence to represent the inferred CDS: deleted 1 base in 1 codon), producing the protein MALRNSSSVTEFILVGFSDQSALQLPLFFFFLGIYVLTVVGNLGLIILIGLNSSLHTPMYFFLFNLSMIDFFYSCVFTPKMLNDFVSENIISYVGCMTQLFFFCFFVNSECYVLVSMAYDRYVAICNPLLYTVIMSPQVCALLMLGSYVIGFAGAIAHTGSMLRLTFCDSNMIYHYLCEVLPLLQLSCTSTYANELVFFIVVGLVITVSSISIFISYALILSNILKIPSAEGRYKAFGTCGSHVVAVALFFGSGAFTYLTTFFPGSVEEGRFASVFYTNVVPMLNPLIYSLRNKDVKLALNKTLKRVLF; encoded by the exons ATGGCTCTGAGAAACAGCTCCTCTGTGACTGAGTTTATCCTTGTGGGATTTTCAGACCAATCAGCTCTCCAGctgcccctcttcttcttcttcttaggtATCTATGTGCTCACTGTGGTAGGCAATTTGGGCTTGATCATCTTAATTGGGTTGAATTCTAGCCTTCATACTCcaatgtacttttttcttttcaacttgtcCATGATAGATTTCTTTTATTCCTGTGTGTTTACCCCGAAAATGTTGAATGATTTTGTCTCAGAAAATATTATCTCCTATGTGGGATGCATGACTcaactgtttttcttctgt ttctttgtcaatTCTGAGTGCTATGTACTGGTGTCAATGGCCTATGATCggtatgtggccatctgcaaTCCTCTACTGTACACAGTTATTATGTCTCCTCAGGTCTGTGCTCTGCTGATGCTTGGTTCATATGTGATAGGGTTTGCTGGGGCCATAGCCCACACTGGAAGCATGCTGAGACTTACCTTCTGTGATTCTAATATGATCTATCACTATCTCTGTGaagtcctccccctcctccagctctcctgcaccagCACCTATGCCAACGAGcttgtgttttttattgttgttgggttGGTCATCACTGTATCTAGTATCAGCATCTTTATCTCTTATGCTTTGATTCTGTCTAACATTCTTAAGATTCCATCTGCTGAGGGCAGATACAAGGCCTTTGGAACATGTGGTTCCCATGTAGTTGCTGTTGCTCTGTTTTTTGGATCAGGGGCATTCACTTATTTAACAACTTTTTTCCCTGGGTCAGTGGAAGAGGGAAGGTTTGCTTCAGTATTTTATACCAATGTAGTTCCCATGCTTAACCCGTTGATCTACAGTTTGAGGAATAAAGATGTTAAACTTGCCCTCAATAAAACCTTGAAAAGAGTGCTCTTCTGA
- the LOC127197997 gene encoding olfactory receptor 145-like: MALGNDSSVKEFILLGLTQQPELQLPLFFLFLGIYVVSMVGNLGLIVLIVLNPHLHTPMYYFLFNLSLIDLCYSSVITPKMLVSFVKQDIISYAECMTQLFFFCFFVIDECYILTAMAYDRYAAICKPLLYQVTMSHQVCHLMMMGVYVMGFVGAMAHTGSILSLTFCDGNIINHYMCDIPPLQKLSCTSTSINELVVFIVVGINVIIPTLAIFISYTLILSNILSIHSAEGRSKAFSTCGSHVVAVSLFFGASAFMYLKPSSASVDDDKISTIFYTIVGPMLNPFIYSFRNKDVHIALRKTLKKSIFT, translated from the coding sequence ATGGCCTTAGGCAATGACTCTTCTGTGAAGGAGTTTATCCTGTTGGGCTTGACACAGCAGCcagagctccagctgcctctcttcttcctctttctgggaATCTATGTGGTCTCCATGGTGGGGAACCTGGGCTTGATTGTTCTGATTGTTTTGAACCCTCACCTGCACACCCCCATGTACTACTTTCTCTTCAACCTTTCTCTTATTGATCTCTGCTACTCCTCTGTCATAACCCCCAAAATGCTGGTGAGTTTTGTGAAACAGGACATCATTTCTTATGCTGAGTGCATGAcccaattatttttcttctgcttctttgttaTTGATGAATGCTACATATTGACAGCCATGGCCTATGACAGATATGCTGCCATCTGCAAGCCCCTGCTTTATCAAGTCACCATGTCCCATCAAGTGTGCCATTTGATGATgatgggtgtgtatgtgatggGGTTTGTGGGTGCCATGGCCCATACTGGTAGCATACTAAGCCTGACCTTCTGTGATGGCAATATCATCAATCACTACATGTGTGACATACCCCCTCTCCAAAAGCTCTCCTGCACAAGTACCTCCATCAATGAACtggtggtttttattgttgtgggtATCAATGTAATAATTCCCACTCTGGCTATCTTTATTTCTTATACCTTGATCCTTTCCAACATCCTCAGCATCCATTCTGCAGAGGGTAGGTCAAAAGccttcagtacctgtggctcccaTGTAGtagctgtttctcttttttttggaGCCTCAGCCTTCATGTATCTCAAGCCATCTAGTGCATCTGTGGATGATGATAAAATATCTACCATTTTTTATACTATTGTGGGTCCTATGTTGAATCCTTTCATCTACAGTTTTAGGAATAAGGATGTTCACATTGCACtgagaaaaacattgaaaaaaagtATATTTACCTAA